Proteins from one Dysgonomonas sp. HDW5A genomic window:
- a CDS encoding GDSL-type esterase/lipase family protein yields MKTSILKALFISALLFTTVVLHAQNRDWANINRYKTNNKELVEAKKQIETVFIGNSITEGWVTLDPVFFTNNNYEGRGISGQISAQMLLRMREDVIKLKPRVVVINAGTNDIAENANVYDPEITLGNIISMVQLAQANDIRVVLGSVLPTNHFRWNPDITDVAGKVTDLNSRIKNYADANHIPYIDYHTALKDKDNGLDVKYGEDGVHPNIEGYHIMEPLAKEAINKALKQ; encoded by the coding sequence ATGAAAACATCAATTTTAAAGGCTTTATTTATCTCTGCCCTTCTTTTTACAACAGTGGTGCTGCACGCACAAAACCGCGATTGGGCAAATATTAACCGTTATAAAACCAATAACAAAGAACTTGTGGAAGCTAAAAAGCAAATCGAAACAGTATTTATCGGAAACTCCATTACCGAAGGTTGGGTAACTCTTGATCCTGTTTTTTTCACGAACAATAATTATGAGGGAAGAGGCATCAGCGGACAAATAAGTGCCCAAATGCTACTCAGAATGAGAGAAGATGTAATTAAACTAAAACCACGCGTAGTTGTTATAAATGCAGGTACAAATGATATTGCAGAAAATGCCAACGTATATGATCCTGAAATTACATTAGGGAATATAATATCAATGGTTCAATTGGCACAAGCTAATGACATTAGAGTTGTTCTGGGATCGGTACTTCCGACCAATCATTTTCGTTGGAATCCCGACATTACAGATGTAGCCGGTAAAGTAACAGACCTGAATAGCAGAATTAAAAATTATGCCGATGCAAATCACATTCCCTATATCGATTATCACACAGCACTCAAAGATAAAGACAATGGTCTTGACGTAAAATACGGAGAAGACGGTGTGCATCCCAACATAGAGGGATATCATATTATGGAACCTTTGGCTAAAGAAGCTATTAATAAAGCATTAAAACAATAA
- the clpB gene encoding ATP-dependent chaperone ClpB, whose protein sequence is MNFNNFTIKSQETLQKAIEIVRERNQQSVETTHLLLSAILTGDNIVNFLFQKQGVNPQNLSILLERQIDSYPKVTGGEPYLSRESNAALQKATDLAKKMDDQYVSIEHILLGILAEKSTASQIMKDAGITENGLKHAITELRKGSKVDSQSAEDTYQSLEKFAINLTQRARDGKLDPVIGRDEEIRRVLQILSRRTKNNPILIGEPGTGKTAIAEGLAYRIIRGDVPENLKSKQIYSLDMGALIAGAKYKGEFEERLKSVVNEVTKSEGEIILFIDEIHTLVGAGKGEGAMDAANILKPALARGELRSIGATTLDEYQKYFEKDKALERRFQIVMVDEPSELDTISILRGLKEKYENHHQVRIKDEAIISAVQLSSRYITDRFLPDKAIDLMDEAAAKLRMEVDSVPEELDEKSRRIKQLEIEREAIKRENDKDKEAELSKEISNLKEEEKDLKAKWQSEKDVINKIQHNKIEIEDAKFQADKAEREGDYGKVAELRYGKIKELEAEIVKLQTQLHDMQGSTAMVKEEVDAFDIADVVSRWTGIPVNKMLQSEREKLLNLEDELHERVVGQDEAIIGISNAIRRSRAGLQDPKRPIGSFIFLGTTGVGKTELAKALAEFLFDDENMMTRIDMSEYQEKFSATRLIGAPPGYVGYDEGGQLTEAIRRKPYSVVLFDEIEKAHPDVFNILLQVLDDGRLTDNKGRVVNFKNTIIIMTSNMGSGLIRENFATITPENHDEVVETTKKEVLSMLKSNIRPEFLNRIDEIIMFQPLTEKDIEKVVKIQLEGLVKLLRGNGVRLEFSDAAIAWIAHKGYDPEFGARPVKRVIQRQVLDTLSKRLLAQSVDKSNPITVDIKDGELEFRN, encoded by the coding sequence ATGAATTTCAATAACTTTACTATTAAATCTCAAGAAACTTTACAAAAAGCAATTGAGATCGTCAGAGAGAGAAATCAACAATCGGTAGAAACTACACACCTATTATTATCAGCCATTTTAACAGGTGATAATATTGTCAATTTTCTCTTTCAGAAACAAGGAGTAAATCCTCAAAACTTAAGTATACTTCTCGAAAGGCAAATAGACTCTTATCCTAAAGTAACGGGAGGAGAACCCTATCTGAGCAGAGAAAGCAATGCTGCATTGCAAAAAGCAACTGATCTGGCTAAAAAAATGGACGATCAGTACGTATCCATCGAACATATTCTATTGGGAATACTTGCCGAAAAAAGTACAGCTTCTCAAATAATGAAAGATGCAGGTATCACCGAAAATGGTTTGAAACATGCTATCACCGAACTTCGCAAAGGAAGTAAAGTAGACAGTCAATCGGCAGAAGATACTTATCAGTCACTCGAAAAATTTGCTATTAATCTGACACAAAGAGCCAGAGATGGTAAACTAGACCCTGTAATAGGTCGTGACGAAGAAATCCGCCGCGTATTACAAATATTGAGTCGCCGTACCAAAAATAACCCTATACTAATAGGTGAACCCGGTACAGGTAAAACAGCCATTGCCGAAGGATTAGCTTACCGGATTATTCGTGGAGATGTACCCGAAAACCTCAAAAGCAAGCAAATCTATTCACTGGATATGGGTGCCCTGATTGCCGGTGCAAAATACAAAGGAGAGTTTGAAGAACGTCTTAAGTCTGTGGTAAATGAAGTAACCAAATCAGAAGGCGAAATCATCCTTTTCATCGACGAAATACACACTTTAGTAGGAGCAGGAAAAGGCGAAGGAGCCATGGATGCTGCCAATATATTAAAACCGGCTCTTGCACGTGGTGAACTCCGCTCGATTGGTGCTACCACCTTAGATGAGTATCAAAAGTACTTCGAAAAAGATAAAGCTCTCGAACGTCGTTTCCAGATTGTGATGGTGGATGAACCCAGTGAGTTGGATACAATCTCAATACTTAGAGGGTTAAAAGAGAAATACGAAAATCACCATCAGGTACGTATCAAAGACGAAGCAATAATTTCGGCAGTTCAACTTTCGAGCCGTTATATTACCGATCGTTTTTTACCCGACAAGGCAATTGATTTGATGGACGAAGCGGCAGCAAAACTTCGTATGGAGGTAGATTCGGTTCCCGAAGAACTAGATGAAAAAAGCCGCCGCATCAAACAGCTAGAAATTGAGAGGGAAGCTATCAAGCGTGAAAACGATAAAGATAAAGAAGCTGAACTAAGTAAAGAAATCAGCAACCTGAAAGAAGAGGAAAAAGACCTCAAAGCTAAATGGCAATCGGAAAAGGATGTCATCAATAAAATTCAGCATAACAAAATTGAGATTGAAGATGCTAAATTTCAGGCAGACAAAGCCGAACGTGAAGGCGATTACGGAAAAGTTGCCGAACTTCGCTATGGTAAAATAAAAGAACTCGAAGCCGAGATAGTCAAATTACAGACTCAATTGCATGACATGCAAGGTAGCACTGCCATGGTAAAAGAAGAGGTTGACGCCTTTGACATTGCCGATGTAGTATCCCGATGGACAGGTATTCCTGTGAATAAAATGCTCCAAAGCGAACGTGAGAAATTACTCAACCTAGAAGATGAACTCCACGAGCGTGTAGTAGGTCAGGACGAGGCTATTATAGGAATCTCGAATGCTATACGTCGAAGTCGAGCAGGCTTACAAGACCCAAAACGTCCTATCGGATCATTCATCTTTTTGGGAACTACCGGAGTGGGTAAAACCGAATTAGCAAAGGCTTTAGCTGAGTTTTTGTTTGACGACGAAAATATGATGACCCGCATCGACATGAGCGAATATCAGGAAAAGTTCAGTGCAACCCGCCTTATCGGAGCACCTCCCGGATATGTAGGTTATGACGAAGGTGGACAATTGACCGAAGCTATTCGACGCAAGCCATACTCTGTCGTACTGTTTGATGAGATAGAAAAAGCACATCCTGATGTATTCAATATACTGCTGCAAGTATTGGATGATGGTCGTCTGACTGACAATAAAGGTCGTGTAGTCAATTTCAAAAATACGATTATCATAATGACTTCTAATATGGGATCGGGACTGATAAGAGAGAACTTTGCAACTATAACCCCCGAAAATCATGACGAAGTTGTAGAGACAACAAAAAAAGAAGTCTTAAGTATGCTGAAATCGAATATCCGTCCTGAGTTTTTGAATCGGATTGACGAAATAATTATGTTCCAACCATTGACGGAAAAGGATATAGAAAAGGTTGTGAAGATTCAATTAGAAGGTCTAGTCAAACTACTCCGAGGAAATGGTGTGAGACTTGAATTTTCGGATGCAGCCATAGCATGGATTGCTCATAAAGGATACGATCCTGAATTCGGAGCCCGTCCTGTGAAGCGTGTAATACAACGTCAGGTACTTGACACGTTATCAAAACGCTTATTAGCTCAATCCGTAGACAAATCAAACCCTATCACCGTCGATATAAAAGATGGTGAACTGGAGTTTAGAAACTAA
- a CDS encoding LytTR family DNA-binding domain-containing protein, which produces MQIHQQIKYLIVEDERLAYEELKRMVTHLRPEYVLSERTETVGQTVSFLKNNTVDLIMLDIRLADGDCFEIFNYISINTPIIFTTAYDEHAVQAFKLNSIDYLLKPIEENDLTSALIKYEQFYQSKQSSFDYKQLGEIITQKVKSRFLIQKGDSYFYIEAKDIAFFYSEDKAVFLHSFDNKRYIIDYTLDELDKLLGKSIFFRVSRNCITNIKAIRNISKFFNSRLKLSFQPECPHEVLVSRVRVSDFLKWVDDVE; this is translated from the coding sequence ATGCAAATTCATCAGCAGATAAAGTATCTGATTGTAGAAGACGAGCGATTGGCGTACGAGGAGTTGAAACGTATGGTTACTCATCTGCGTCCTGAATATGTTCTTTCCGAACGGACAGAGACTGTAGGGCAAACTGTTTCTTTCCTGAAAAACAATACGGTGGATCTTATTATGCTCGATATACGATTGGCGGACGGAGATTGCTTCGAAATATTCAATTATATTTCGATTAATACGCCTATTATTTTTACTACAGCTTATGACGAGCATGCGGTGCAAGCTTTCAAATTAAATAGTATCGATTATTTGTTGAAGCCTATAGAAGAGAATGATCTGACAAGTGCTTTGATAAAATATGAGCAGTTTTATCAATCGAAACAATCATCTTTTGATTATAAACAGTTGGGCGAAATAATAACACAAAAGGTAAAGAGCCGTTTTTTGATTCAGAAGGGCGATTCTTATTTTTATATTGAGGCTAAGGACATTGCTTTCTTTTATAGTGAGGATAAAGCTGTATTTCTTCATTCATTTGATAATAAACGCTACATTATTGATTATACGTTGGATGAATTGGATAAGCTTCTGGGGAAATCTATATTTTTTAGAGTCTCGCGCAATTGCATAACCAATATAAAGGCAATCAGAAATATTTCGAAGTTTTTTAATAGCCGTCTTAAACTCTCTTTTCAACCGGAATGCCCTCACGAAGTTTTAGTCAGCAGGGTACGGGTTTCCGATTTTTTGAAATGGGTTGATGATGTTGAATAA
- a CDS encoding N-acetyltransferase, translating into MDIITLTNQNIEKEHLCCAIDSKATNIGVTAKKSWLKDRINEGLKLKKLNARGKVFIEYIPVEMGWMPIEAKGYMLINCHWVSGSYKGKGYGAELLKECEDEAKRLKMKGVLLVSSNKKKPFLSDKSFYLKSGYEVVDSAPPYFELLAKRFDNKAELPKFTQSAKKGFPEEIKGVDIFYTAQCPFTTPYIELLKPTILTSNIPIRIHQIKSREEAQSHFCPVTTYSVFVDGKFYTQEILTAKKLEQLISKL; encoded by the coding sequence ATGGATATAATTACGCTAACCAATCAGAATATAGAAAAAGAACATCTTTGTTGTGCTATTGACAGCAAAGCTACCAACATAGGTGTAACAGCCAAAAAATCATGGCTTAAAGACAGAATAAATGAAGGTTTAAAATTAAAAAAATTAAACGCAAGAGGCAAAGTCTTTATTGAATATATTCCCGTTGAAATGGGCTGGATGCCTATCGAAGCAAAAGGATATATGCTAATAAATTGTCATTGGGTATCGGGCAGTTATAAAGGAAAAGGTTATGGTGCGGAATTGTTGAAAGAATGCGAAGACGAAGCAAAAAGGCTTAAAATGAAAGGAGTTTTGCTTGTAAGTTCAAATAAAAAAAAGCCATTTTTATCAGACAAATCATTCTATTTAAAATCTGGTTATGAAGTTGTTGACTCAGCCCCACCCTACTTCGAACTATTGGCTAAACGCTTTGACAATAAAGCAGAATTACCTAAGTTTACCCAATCTGCGAAAAAAGGATTTCCTGAGGAGATAAAAGGCGTGGATATATTTTATACAGCACAATGCCCATTCACCACGCCATATATAGAGCTTCTAAAACCAACTATCTTAACTTCGAATATTCCGATACGGATTCATCAAATAAAATCAAGAGAAGAAGCTCAATCTCATTTTTGTCCAGTGACAACCTACAGTGTTTTTGTTGATGGAAAGTTTTACACACAAGAAATACTTACAGCGAAAAAATTAGAGCAACTGATATCGAAATTATAA
- the gdhA gene encoding NADP-specific glutamate dehydrogenase, producing the protein MDINNILSSLEAKHPGEAEYLQAVREVLISIKDVYEQHPQFEKAQIIERLVEPDRVLMFKVPWVDDKGNIHVNTGYRVQFNNAIGPYKGGLRFHPSVNLSIMKFLGFEQTFKNALTTLPMGGAKGGSDFNCKGKSDGEVMRFCQSFMLELWRNIGPNTDVPAGDIGVGAREIGYLYGMYKKLARENTGSFTGKGLEYGGSLIRPEATGFGGLYFVKEMLATKGTTIEGKTVAISGFGNVAWGAALKATELGAKVVTISGPDGYIHDPEGLSPEKIDYMLELRYTGEDIVAPYAKAFPEAKFYEGKRPWEQKVDIALTCAIQNELGEDDAKQLLANGVQCVAEISNMGCTEEAIKLFIENKILFAPGKAVNAGGVATSGLEMTQNAMHYQWTADEVDQKLHQIMYSIHDQCVKHGAEADGYVNYVKGANIAGFMKVARATIAQGII; encoded by the coding sequence GTGAAGCAGAGTATCTACAAGCTGTAAGAGAAGTATTGATCTCTATAAAAGATGTTTATGAACAACACCCTCAGTTCGAGAAGGCTCAGATTATAGAGCGACTTGTTGAGCCCGATCGTGTATTGATGTTTAAGGTTCCATGGGTGGATGATAAAGGAAATATCCATGTGAATACCGGTTATAGGGTTCAGTTTAATAATGCAATAGGTCCCTATAAAGGAGGTTTGCGGTTTCACCCCTCTGTAAATCTTTCCATAATGAAATTTCTGGGTTTTGAGCAAACCTTTAAAAATGCTTTAACTACACTGCCGATGGGTGGAGCCAAAGGTGGTTCAGATTTTAACTGTAAAGGAAAATCAGACGGTGAGGTGATGCGTTTCTGTCAGTCTTTTATGCTCGAATTGTGGCGTAATATTGGTCCTAATACTGATGTGCCGGCCGGAGATATAGGCGTTGGTGCTCGCGAAATTGGTTACTTGTATGGAATGTATAAGAAATTAGCACGTGAAAATACCGGATCTTTTACAGGTAAAGGGCTCGAATATGGCGGTTCGCTTATACGTCCTGAGGCTACGGGTTTTGGAGGTCTTTATTTTGTAAAAGAAATGCTTGCCACTAAAGGAACTACTATTGAAGGTAAAACGGTTGCTATATCGGGCTTTGGCAATGTTGCATGGGGAGCTGCTCTCAAGGCTACGGAATTGGGGGCTAAAGTAGTCACTATATCGGGTCCTGATGGATATATTCATGATCCCGAAGGTCTTTCTCCTGAAAAGATAGACTATATGCTTGAATTGCGTTATACAGGAGAGGATATTGTTGCCCCTTATGCAAAAGCTTTTCCCGAAGCTAAATTTTATGAAGGAAAACGTCCTTGGGAGCAAAAAGTGGATATTGCTCTTACATGTGCTATTCAAAATGAGCTTGGAGAAGATGATGCAAAGCAACTTCTGGCAAATGGAGTACAATGTGTAGCCGAAATATCGAATATGGGATGTACCGAAGAGGCGATTAAATTATTTATAGAGAATAAAATCCTTTTTGCACCCGGTAAAGCTGTAAATGCGGGAGGTGTTGCAACATCGGGCCTGGAGATGACTCAGAACGCTATGCATTACCAATGGACAGCAGACGAGGTCGATCAAAAGCTTCATCAAATAATGTACAGTATACATGATCAATGTGTAAAGCATGGAGCAGAAGCCGATGGTTATGTAAATTATGTAAAAGGTGCGAATATCGCCGGATTTATGAAGGTTGCAAGGGCTACTATCGCTCAGGGTATAATTTGA